One segment of Shewanella piezotolerans WP3 DNA contains the following:
- the ftsX gene encoding permease-like cell division protein FtsX yields MNKQPQLTRSKLPISGQIVMFFIRHIQHAMASLGELWRNPISSVMTMAVLGVSLSLPAALQVLVKNAETITQSWNSAAEISLFVDEGRSEKSIQSLITRLKVYPEVAEVNYINREQALEEFQRLSGFGEALSYLDTNPLPAVVMVTPSLKYSSPEGARELLRKLEQEAEVSFGRLDIEWLERLQAVVRLLERTVLAIAALLVLAVVLVIGNTIRLAIMNRRTEIEVMKLVGATEAFIQRPFLYTGIWFGIIGGVLAWMIINLLVWYLDSALAELLGLYGSQLHMESLTITELGQLVLLASFLGWLGSYLSVRQHLRAIEPS; encoded by the coding sequence ATGAATAAGCAACCTCAGTTAACCCGCAGCAAACTACCCATCTCTGGTCAAATAGTGATGTTCTTCATTCGTCATATTCAGCATGCTATGGCAAGTCTTGGTGAGTTGTGGCGTAACCCTATTTCATCTGTAATGACAATGGCGGTGCTAGGGGTCAGTCTTAGCCTACCAGCGGCGCTGCAAGTGCTAGTCAAAAACGCTGAAACGATCACGCAGTCATGGAACAGTGCTGCAGAGATCTCACTGTTTGTTGATGAAGGTCGCAGCGAGAAGAGCATTCAAAGCTTAATCACACGCCTCAAAGTCTATCCTGAAGTGGCTGAGGTGAACTACATTAACCGTGAGCAGGCGTTAGAGGAGTTCCAGCGACTGTCAGGTTTTGGTGAGGCGCTATCCTATTTAGATACTAATCCTCTTCCAGCTGTGGTGATGGTGACTCCGAGTCTGAAATACTCCAGCCCAGAAGGGGCAAGAGAGTTATTGAGAAAGCTTGAGCAAGAAGCTGAAGTTAGCTTTGGCCGGTTGGACATAGAATGGCTTGAGCGTTTACAGGCTGTGGTGCGACTACTCGAACGCACCGTTTTGGCGATAGCCGCACTGCTTGTGTTAGCAGTCGTGCTGGTCATTGGGAATACGATTCGGCTCGCGATTATGAATCGTCGTACCGAAATCGAGGTCATGAAGCTCGTTGGGGCGACAGAAGCCTTTATTCAGCGGCCATTCCTTTATACCGGAATTTGGTTTGGCATCATTGGTGGCGTATTGGCATGGATGATCATTAATCTACTGGTATGGTACCTAGACTCCGCCTTGGCAGAGTTACTCGGTTTGTATGGCAGTCAGCTACATATGGAATCATTGACGATCACTGAACTGGGCCAGTTAGTACTGTTAGCGTCCTTCCTTGGTTGGCTGGGTTCATACCTTTCTGTTAGGCAACATTTACGAGCCATCGAACCCTCTTAA
- the ftsE gene encoding cell division ATP-binding protein FtsE, which yields MIRFEQVSKVYPGGQKALSDVSFHLKRGEMAFLTGHSGAGKSTLLKLITVIERANGGKVSINGHDIAKIRRSQVPYLRRDIGMIFQNHHLLMEKTVFDNVALPLIIEGFSHGEIRKRVAGALDMVGLFGKERHKPIMLSGGEQQRVGIARAIVNKPPLLLADEPTGNLDPKLSMDILRLFETFNDSGTTVLIATHDLGLIARMKYRTLTLKQGRVLGAQELDHTDSLSAY from the coding sequence ATGATTCGATTTGAGCAAGTCAGCAAAGTTTATCCCGGTGGCCAGAAGGCCCTTTCGGATGTGAGCTTTCATTTAAAACGCGGTGAAATGGCGTTTCTTACTGGTCACTCTGGTGCTGGTAAGAGTACCTTGCTCAAATTGATCACTGTAATAGAGCGTGCTAATGGCGGGAAAGTGTCTATTAATGGCCATGATATAGCCAAAATTCGCCGCTCTCAGGTACCTTATCTGCGTCGCGATATCGGCATGATTTTTCAAAATCATCACCTGCTAATGGAAAAGACGGTCTTTGATAATGTCGCTTTGCCGTTAATCATTGAAGGCTTTTCCCATGGCGAGATCCGCAAGCGTGTGGCTGGCGCACTGGATATGGTTGGCCTTTTTGGCAAAGAGCGTCATAAGCCTATTATGCTATCAGGTGGTGAGCAGCAACGTGTCGGTATTGCCCGTGCGATTGTGAATAAGCCGCCATTGCTATTAGCCGATGAGCCGACGGGTAACTTAGATCCTAAGTTGTCGATGGACATATTACGTTTATTTGAAACCTTTAATGATTCAGGCACTACGGTACTCATCGCCACCCATGATTTAGGGCTTATTGCGCGCATGAAATATCGCACTTTAACGCTTAAGCAGGGTCGTGTGCTTGGCGCTCAAGAGTTAGATCACACCGATAGCTTAAGTGCCTACTGA
- the ftsY gene encoding signal recognition particle-docking protein FtsY: protein MAKKGFFSWFRKDKSKEQSQEVEAELNVSTPAETEQVDTAHVDAERVAAEQVEAEKIANEQAAQAEAERLAAEQAEAERVASEQAAQAEAERLAAEQAEAERVASEQAAQAEAERLAAEQAEAERVASEQAAQAEAERLAAEQAEAERVASEQAAEAERLAAEQAEAERVANEQATQAEAERLAAEQAEAERIASEQAEQTAAEEQQPEPQAKPVKEGLFARLKRGLKRTSESIGSGFVGIFSGKKIDDDLFEELEEQLLIADVGVETTTRLIKNLTEQASRKQLKDGEALYDLMRDEMQKTLDPVSVPLIPENADGPFVILMVGVNGVGKTTTIGKLAKQYQAQGKSVMLAAGDTFRAAAVEQLQVWGQRNDIPVIAQHTGADSASVLFDALQAAKARKADVLIADTAGRLQNKAHLMDELKKVVRVMKKQDESAPHEVMLTLDASTGQNAISQAQLFQEAVGVTGITISKLDGTAKGGVIFAIADKFGIPIRHIGVGEQIDDLRTFDAKDFIEALFSQSKDDTETK, encoded by the coding sequence ATGGCAAAGAAAGGTTTTTTTTCCTGGTTCCGCAAAGATAAATCTAAAGAGCAATCGCAAGAAGTCGAAGCGGAGTTGAATGTTTCTACTCCAGCAGAAACTGAGCAGGTTGATACGGCGCATGTTGACGCCGAACGTGTAGCCGCTGAGCAGGTAGAAGCTGAAAAAATTGCTAATGAACAAGCCGCTCAAGCCGAAGCTGAACGTCTTGCCGCTGAGCAAGCAGAAGCAGAAAGAGTGGCTAGTGAGCAAGCCGCTCAAGCCGAAGCTGAGCGCCTTGCCGCTGAGCAGGCAGAAGCAGAAAGAGTGGCTAGTGAGCAAGCCGCTCAAGCCGAAGCTGAGCGCCTTGCCGCTGAGCAGGCAGAAGCAGAAAGAGTGGCTAGTGAGCAAGCCGCTCAAGCCGAAGCTGAACGCCTTGCCGCTGAGCAGGCAGAGGCAGAAAGAGTGGCTAGTGAGCAAGCTGCTGAAGCTGAACGCCTTGCCGCCGAGCAGGCAGAAGCAGAAAGAGTGGCTAATGAACAAGCCACTCAAGCTGAAGCAGAACGCCTTGCCGCTGAGCAGGCAGAAGCAGAAAGAATTGCGAGCGAACAAGCTGAACAAACAGCAGCTGAAGAGCAACAACCAGAACCTCAAGCTAAACCAGTAAAAGAGGGGTTGTTTGCTCGACTTAAGCGTGGCTTAAAGCGCACTAGTGAAAGTATCGGTAGCGGTTTTGTTGGGATCTTTAGCGGTAAGAAGATTGATGACGATCTGTTCGAAGAGCTAGAGGAGCAATTGCTGATTGCTGATGTTGGCGTAGAAACCACGACCCGTTTGATTAAAAATTTAACTGAACAAGCCAGCCGTAAACAGCTTAAAGATGGTGAAGCGCTCTATGATCTGATGCGCGATGAGATGCAAAAGACGCTAGATCCTGTCTCAGTGCCACTTATCCCAGAAAATGCCGATGGCCCATTTGTTATTTTGATGGTGGGTGTTAATGGTGTAGGTAAAACCACCACTATCGGTAAACTCGCCAAGCAATATCAAGCACAAGGTAAGTCAGTGATGCTTGCTGCGGGGGATACCTTCCGAGCTGCTGCGGTTGAGCAGTTGCAAGTTTGGGGTCAACGAAATGATATCCCTGTGATAGCACAGCACACTGGCGCCGATAGTGCTTCTGTATTGTTTGATGCATTACAAGCTGCCAAAGCGCGTAAAGCCGATGTGTTGATAGCAGACACCGCAGGCCGATTGCAAAACAAAGCACATTTGATGGACGAGCTAAAGAAAGTCGTTCGAGTGATGAAAAAACAAGATGAGTCTGCGCCACACGAAGTGATGCTGACACTGGATGCGAGCACTGGCCAGAATGCCATTAGCCAAGCACAGCTTTTCCAAGAAGCGGTTGGCGTGACCGGTATTACCATTAGCAAATTAGACGGTACCGCAAAAGGTGGTGTTATTTTTGCTATTGCAGATAAATTTGGTATCCCTATTCGTCATATCGGCGTAGGTGAGCAGATTGACGATCTTCGTACATTTGATGCCAAAGACTTTATTGAAGCGCTATTTAGTCAATCAAAGGACGACACAGAGACAAAATAA
- the rsmD gene encoding 16S rRNA (guanine(966)-N(2))-methyltransferase RsmD, with protein MVKKRPSSGQVRIISGQWRSRKLPIHDLEGLRPTTDRVRETLFNWIANDVRGARVLDCFGGSGALSLESLSRYAAYARVFELQPQAAKQLVENLATLKCNDADVIKGDSLKLLANSPEKGFDIVFVDPPFRKSLADKSIQLLAQQQWLLPDALIYVETEAELTLLEVPASWTLLKEKSAGQVIYRLYQYCPLEQDNTEEDL; from the coding sequence ATGGTCAAAAAAAGACCCTCAAGCGGCCAAGTCAGGATCATCTCTGGCCAGTGGCGATCGCGCAAATTGCCTATTCACGATCTTGAAGGTCTGCGCCCCACGACCGACCGCGTGCGTGAAACCCTGTTTAACTGGATAGCTAATGACGTGCGTGGTGCGCGAGTATTAGATTGCTTTGGCGGCAGTGGCGCGCTCAGTTTGGAATCTTTATCACGTTATGCGGCTTATGCCAGAGTCTTTGAACTGCAACCTCAAGCTGCTAAGCAACTAGTTGAAAACCTAGCCACATTAAAATGTAACGATGCTGACGTGATTAAGGGAGACAGCCTGAAACTGTTAGCTAATTCTCCAGAAAAAGGCTTCGACATCGTGTTTGTGGATCCGCCTTTTAGAAAGTCACTCGCTGATAAAAGCATACAGCTACTAGCTCAACAACAGTGGTTACTGCCTGATGCACTGATTTATGTTGAAACAGAAGCTGAACTAACACTGCTTGAGGTACCTGCAAGCTGGACACTGCTGAAAGAAAAATCAGCAGGACAAGTGATCTACCGCCTATATCAGTACTGTCCACTTGAACAAGATAATACCGAGGAAGACCTCTGA
- a CDS encoding DUF1145 domain-containing protein: MKWVLIAGKLATAFAWLMMFYNLVAPFEGNIAVILNILLAVTVFMHCFQTIIFHTLFNQLLPLKKVDYLQVFMFGVFSLLQYRQQVLDKQKS; encoded by the coding sequence ATGAAATGGGTTTTAATAGCCGGTAAGTTGGCGACCGCTTTTGCTTGGTTGATGATGTTCTATAACCTAGTTGCACCGTTTGAAGGCAATATCGCAGTCATTTTAAATATCCTGCTAGCTGTCACAGTGTTTATGCACTGCTTTCAAACTATTATTTTTCATACTTTGTTCAATCAACTGCTACCGTTAAAGAAAGTGGATTACCTACAGGTGTTTATGTTTGGTGTATTTAGCCTGCTGCAATACCGCCAACAAGTTTTAGATAAGCAAAAAAGCTAA
- a CDS encoding NapC/NirT family cytochrome c gives MNWRALFKPSAKISILALLVVGIVVGVVGYFATQQTLHATSTDEFCMSCHSNHSLKDEVLASAHGGGRAGVTVQCQDCHLPHNPVKYLVKKIIVSKDLYGYLTIDGFNTQEWLDENRKEQADLALKYFKANDSANCQHCHTRIYENQPDTMKKMAKRMHANNFKKDEDKRKTCVDCHKGVAHVYPKGK, from the coding sequence ATGAACTGGCGAGCACTTTTTAAACCCAGCGCAAAAATTTCGATTCTGGCATTACTAGTCGTCGGTATCGTAGTCGGTGTAGTTGGTTATTTTGCTACACAACAAACTTTACATGCGACAAGTACAGATGAGTTCTGTATGAGCTGTCATAGCAATCACTCATTGAAAGATGAAGTACTTGCTTCTGCTCACGGCGGAGGTCGCGCTGGTGTAACTGTTCAGTGTCAAGACTGTCACTTACCGCACAACCCAGTTAAGTACTTAGTTAAGAAAATCATCGTATCTAAAGACCTATACGGTTACCTAACTATCGACGGTTTCAACACTCAAGAGTGGTTGGATGAAAACCGTAAAGAGCAAGCTGACCTAGCACTTAAGTACTTTAAAGCTAACGATTCAGCTAACTGTCAGCACTGTCACACTCGTATCTACGAGAACCAGCCTGATACAATGAAGAAGATGGCGAAGAGAATGCACGCTAACAACTTCAAGAAAGACGAAGACAAGCGTAAGACTTGTGTCGACTGTCATAAAGGTGTTGCTCACGTTTACCCAAAGGGTAAGTAA
- a CDS encoding DUF2057 family protein, whose protein sequence is MKKFISVIALSIASFSSMAASVSFPESLEVIGVNGLNNVDSRYLQLENGQNLIELQYRDLFESNAEDSSWVRSEPLYLYIDLQTAANYKAITPKILSEEDAYQFINSPYIKLTDEGGSEKQVALMTHSQLMTKLLLSK, encoded by the coding sequence ATGAAAAAATTTATCAGCGTTATCGCACTTTCAATAGCTAGCTTTAGCAGCATGGCAGCCTCAGTTTCGTTTCCAGAGTCACTTGAAGTTATCGGAGTGAATGGCTTAAACAATGTAGATAGCCGTTATCTGCAATTGGAAAATGGGCAGAACTTAATTGAACTACAGTATAGAGACTTGTTTGAATCTAATGCGGAGGATTCAAGCTGGGTACGTTCTGAGCCTTTATATCTCTATATTGACTTACAAACTGCGGCTAACTATAAAGCAATCACTCCTAAGATCCTTTCTGAAGAGGATGCTTATCAGTTTATTAACTCACCTTATATTAAGCTCACCGATGAAGGCGGTAGCGAAAAACAAGTGGCCTTAATGACTCACAGCCAGTTGATGACTAAGCTTTTATTGTCAAAGTAA
- a CDS encoding heavy metal-binding domain-containing protein, translating into MKTFISMVLTTFLFLTWAPSVSAHAHDHGAEQSQSYACPMHPEVTGAKGDSCPKCGMDLQVVKAAGHQCDSCPNKGKGEHHKMTADTHACPMNPAITGKAGDSCPKCGMELQAKNAEAKSCDSCPHKGKGEHHKMTADTHACPMNPAITGKEGDSCPKCGMDLMPIAKSDNADKKNHMHH; encoded by the coding sequence ATGAAAACCTTTATTAGCATGGTATTAACTACCTTTTTATTTTTAACCTGGGCACCGTCGGTATCCGCTCATGCGCATGATCATGGCGCAGAGCAAAGCCAAAGTTACGCTTGCCCAATGCACCCAGAAGTAACAGGCGCTAAAGGCGACTCATGCCCTAAATGCGGCATGGATTTACAAGTAGTAAAAGCTGCTGGACATCAATGTGACTCATGCCCAAATAAGGGTAAAGGCGAACATCATAAGATGACTGCTGACACTCACGCATGTCCAATGAATCCGGCTATTACTGGCAAAGCGGGTGATAGCTGTCCGAAATGTGGCATGGAGCTACAAGCCAAAAACGCCGAAGCTAAAAGCTGCGACTCATGCCCACACAAGGGTAAAGGCGAACATCATAAGATGACTGCCGATACTCATGCGTGTCCAATGAATCCTGCGATTACTGGTAAAGAGGGTGATAGCTGCCCTAAGTGCGGTATGGATCTAATGCCTATTGCGAAAAGCGATAACGCAGATAAAAAGAATCACATGCATCACTAA
- a CDS encoding efflux RND transporter periplasmic adaptor subunit gives MSLFKVKKFRNNAVCALGLLVAAAPMAGYSQTLEQKQSQPAVKSEQTDAHYYCPMHPEETSHEPGRCPKCNMFLVKDEQAEAPSAEEQAVTAVNKDYYCPMHPEVTSHQPGRCPKCNMFLVKDEQAGDPSIEEQTVTAANKDYYCPMHPEVTSHQPGRCPKCNMFLVKEEEEENQIDEHAGHNHSATELTNQSEPQSKADQVLSQPKPTLIPAEKSSGEGNIKYVCPMHPHVVSDVPGTCPICGMNLEKVTIGGVGEEVVVGVSGGMQQALGMRSEQVTKGTLWKLVKTIGTVEYNENTIGHAHTRVSGWLETLMVHTVGQRVKKGQLLYELYSPELVNAQDDYMQAMDYLKQDKVRGAGLLRKARLRLELLGVSSDTIKQLERTGETIYRVPYYADQDGFVSQLSVRHGMYVEPGNTLFEIVDLSSVWVIADVFENEQSWLEQGRPVEVTSAAQGLFDLDSTIDYIYPELDPVSRAMRVRVKLDNPGKLLKPGTLVDVKLFGGPKQDVLSIPTEALILTGRENRVVVQRDDNKFASVSVKVGMIAQGKAEITEGLKAGDKVIVSGQFLLDSEASIQGSLQRLSGSNSSEKAASDPHANH, from the coding sequence ATGAGTTTATTTAAAGTAAAAAAATTTCGTAACAATGCAGTTTGTGCTCTGGGATTATTGGTTGCTGCGGCGCCAATGGCAGGTTATAGCCAAACACTTGAACAAAAACAATCACAGCCAGCAGTAAAAAGTGAGCAAACTGATGCGCACTACTACTGTCCCATGCATCCTGAAGAAACGAGCCACGAACCAGGCCGTTGTCCCAAATGCAATATGTTCCTCGTTAAAGATGAGCAAGCAGAAGCCCCCTCAGCCGAAGAGCAAGCCGTTACGGCAGTAAATAAAGACTATTACTGCCCCATGCATCCTGAAGTAACCAGTCACCAACCTGGTCGCTGCCCTAAATGCAATATGTTCCTCGTTAAAGATGAGCAAGCAGGCGACCCCTCTATCGAAGAGCAAACCGTTACGGCAGCAAATAAAGACTATTACTGCCCCATGCATCCTGAAGTGACCAGTCACCAACCTGGTCGCTGTCCTAAATGTAATATGTTCCTCGTTAAGGAAGAGGAGGAAGAGAATCAAATAGACGAACATGCAGGACACAATCACTCAGCAACAGAGCTCACAAACCAATCAGAGCCACAGAGCAAAGCTGATCAGGTATTAAGTCAGCCCAAACCGACATTAATACCTGCTGAGAAAAGCAGTGGTGAAGGCAATATAAAATATGTCTGTCCTATGCATCCCCATGTGGTTTCAGACGTCCCAGGCACTTGCCCTATCTGCGGCATGAATCTGGAAAAAGTGACCATAGGCGGCGTTGGTGAAGAAGTCGTCGTTGGTGTGTCAGGTGGCATGCAACAAGCACTAGGTATGCGCAGTGAGCAAGTCACTAAGGGCACATTGTGGAAGCTGGTCAAAACCATAGGCACGGTTGAGTACAATGAAAATACCATAGGTCATGCTCACACCCGAGTCAGCGGCTGGCTGGAAACCTTAATGGTGCACACAGTAGGTCAACGAGTGAAAAAAGGGCAACTGCTTTATGAACTGTATTCACCAGAGCTGGTTAACGCCCAGGACGATTACATGCAGGCGATGGATTATCTCAAGCAAGATAAAGTCCGTGGCGCCGGACTACTGCGAAAAGCCCGTTTACGCCTCGAACTGCTAGGCGTTAGCTCCGATACCATCAAGCAATTAGAACGCACAGGCGAAACTATTTATCGGGTCCCCTATTATGCCGATCAAGATGGTTTTGTCAGTCAGCTATCGGTTCGCCATGGTATGTATGTTGAGCCCGGGAACACCCTTTTTGAAATCGTCGACTTAAGTAGTGTATGGGTCATTGCTGATGTGTTTGAAAACGAACAAAGCTGGCTCGAACAAGGCCGCCCTGTTGAGGTAACCTCAGCGGCACAAGGCCTGTTCGATTTGGATTCAACCATTGACTATATCTACCCTGAACTCGATCCCGTTTCGCGCGCGATGCGAGTCCGCGTAAAGCTAGACAACCCAGGAAAGCTGCTTAAGCCGGGGACATTAGTTGATGTGAAACTCTTTGGTGGTCCTAAGCAAGACGTCTTGTCGATCCCAACAGAAGCGTTAATTCTTACTGGCCGAGAAAACAGAGTGGTGGTGCAGCGTGATGACAATAAGTTTGCCTCAGTCTCAGTCAAGGTCGGCATGATAGCTCAGGGGAAAGCTGAGATCACCGAAGGCTTAAAAGCTGGCGATAAAGTGATTGTATCAGGCCAGTTCTTGCTTGATTCAGAGGCGAGTATTCAAGGCAGCTTACAGCGCCTAAGTGGTAGCAACAGCAGTGAAAAAGCTGCTAGCGATCCACATGCAAACCACTAA
- a CDS encoding efflux RND transporter permease subunit → MLEKIISASIKQRVMVLVLTAVIALIGYQAMRMTPLDALPDLSDVQVIVKTSYPGQAPQLVEDQITYPLSTAMLAVPGAKTVRGFSMFGDSYVYIIFEDGTDIYWARSRVLEYLSQTQGQLPASVTPTLGPDASGVGWVFQYALVDRKGQHDLAQLRSLQDWFLKLELQSVEGVSEIATIGGMEQSYQIIVDPHKLALYQIDLMTVKNALDNSNSSTGGSVIEMAEAEYMITSAGYRQTLADFEEIPLGIVSESGIPVLMKDVAQLRTGPAARRGIAELDGEGEVVGGIVVMRYGENALATINNVKEKLKQIENGLPDGVELVITYDRSELILNSVDNLKHKVLEEMLVVGIICLIFLLHARSTLVAIISLPISILISFIVMNLIGVNANIMSLGGIAIAIGAVVDAAIVMVENTHKHLEHYREKHNGAVPTGDAHWELVRKASVEVGPALFFSLLIITLSFVPVFALEAQEGRLFHPLAFTKTFAMAASAILAITLIPVLMGYFVRGKIPDERKNPISRVLIAIYEPLLRLVLRFPKITILLAIIALGSATYPMTKMGSEFMPELEEGDLLYMPTTLPSVSAGKAAEILQQTDRLIKTVPEVKRVFGKVGRAMTATDPAPLTMLETTIMLNPRETWREGMTLEGIISELQKTVKVPGMTNAWVQPIKTRIDMLSTGVRTPVGIKISGADIDELQRIGTEIEAVVSKLPGTASAFAQRTSGGRYIDIEPDLKNAARYGMTLKDIQDVVQMAIGGMQVGQSIQGQERYPINIRYPRELRDSLEKLQELPVLTKTGKYLPLGNLASITVSDGAPMLASENGRLISWVFVDLENTSIGEYIATARAALDKEIQLPARYSYSFAGQYEYMQRVEAKMKLVVPLMLAVIFMLLMMTFSSFIQASVIMLSLPFSLVGSAWLLYFLDFNFSVAVSVGMIALAGVAAEFGVVMQVYLNNSIKDRKQAGNYNNRNDLSEALIHGAVMRIRPKAMTVATIFFGLLPIMWGSGTGNEVMQKIAAPMVGGMVTAPILSLFVIPAIYLLIYGRKLNKGNNEN, encoded by the coding sequence ATGTTAGAGAAAATTATTAGCGCTTCGATTAAACAACGTGTAATGGTGTTAGTACTGACTGCTGTTATCGCCTTAATCGGCTATCAAGCCATGCGCATGACACCACTAGATGCGCTACCAGACTTATCTGATGTGCAGGTGATTGTAAAAACCTCCTATCCAGGGCAAGCACCACAACTGGTTGAAGATCAAATCACCTACCCGTTATCGACAGCGATGCTGGCGGTACCCGGTGCAAAAACAGTACGCGGCTTCTCCATGTTTGGAGACTCCTATGTATACATCATTTTTGAAGATGGCACCGACATCTATTGGGCGCGCTCGAGAGTGCTAGAGTACCTATCGCAAACCCAAGGACAGCTACCAGCAAGTGTCACTCCGACACTTGGGCCTGATGCGTCGGGAGTGGGCTGGGTATTCCAGTACGCTCTCGTTGATCGCAAGGGGCAGCATGATTTAGCCCAGCTACGCTCATTGCAAGACTGGTTCTTAAAACTTGAGCTGCAAAGTGTCGAGGGCGTGTCTGAAATTGCCACAATCGGCGGTATGGAACAGTCCTACCAGATCATTGTCGATCCGCATAAATTAGCTCTGTATCAAATTGATTTGATGACAGTTAAAAATGCATTAGATAACTCCAATAGCTCAACCGGTGGCTCTGTCATCGAGATGGCAGAAGCTGAGTATATGATCACTTCTGCAGGTTATCGCCAAACCTTGGCCGATTTTGAGGAGATCCCACTTGGCATCGTCTCTGAATCAGGTATACCAGTGTTGATGAAGGACGTTGCACAGCTACGCACCGGCCCAGCTGCGCGTAGAGGTATAGCCGAGTTAGATGGTGAGGGTGAAGTCGTCGGTGGTATTGTGGTGATGCGCTATGGCGAGAATGCCCTTGCTACCATCAATAACGTTAAAGAGAAGCTAAAGCAGATCGAGAATGGCTTGCCCGATGGGGTTGAGTTAGTGATCACTTACGATCGCTCTGAGCTTATCCTTAATTCAGTCGATAACCTCAAACATAAAGTATTGGAAGAGATGTTAGTGGTCGGCATTATCTGCCTGATTTTCCTACTACATGCCCGCTCTACATTGGTAGCAATCATCTCTCTGCCAATCTCTATTCTGATAAGCTTTATTGTGATGAATCTTATTGGGGTTAATGCCAATATTATGAGTCTTGGGGGGATAGCGATTGCAATCGGCGCCGTCGTTGATGCCGCCATTGTAATGGTGGAAAACACCCACAAACACCTAGAGCATTATCGGGAAAAACATAACGGTGCCGTCCCCACTGGTGATGCACACTGGGAGTTAGTTCGTAAAGCATCTGTTGAGGTTGGGCCGGCACTATTTTTCAGTCTGCTGATCATCACCTTAAGCTTTGTCCCCGTATTTGCACTGGAAGCGCAAGAGGGTCGTCTATTCCATCCACTGGCATTTACCAAAACATTTGCTATGGCAGCAAGTGCGATACTGGCGATCACCTTGATCCCAGTATTAATGGGGTACTTTGTACGTGGCAAGATCCCTGACGAAAGGAAAAATCCTATCAGTCGAGTGTTAATTGCCATCTATGAGCCACTGTTACGCTTAGTGTTACGCTTCCCAAAAATCACCATTTTACTGGCGATCATTGCCTTGGGCAGCGCAACCTACCCGATGACAAAGATGGGCAGTGAGTTTATGCCTGAACTTGAAGAGGGCGATCTACTTTACATGCCAACCACCTTGCCAAGTGTAAGTGCAGGTAAGGCGGCGGAGATTTTGCAGCAAACCGATAGGCTCATAAAAACAGTACCTGAAGTTAAGCGTGTATTTGGTAAGGTCGGCCGCGCAATGACAGCAACCGATCCTGCCCCACTGACCATGCTAGAGACAACCATCATGCTCAATCCACGAGAGACTTGGCGTGAAGGGATGACTTTAGAGGGGATCATTAGCGAACTGCAGAAAACCGTAAAAGTCCCTGGAATGACTAATGCGTGGGTTCAGCCGATCAAGACCCGTATCGACATGCTATCAACGGGTGTAAGAACCCCGGTTGGCATCAAGATCTCTGGCGCCGATATTGATGAACTACAGCGAATTGGCACTGAGATTGAGGCGGTAGTCAGTAAGCTTCCAGGAACTGCGTCAGCATTTGCCCAACGAACCAGTGGTGGGCGTTACATCGATATTGAGCCTGATCTTAAAAATGCGGCTCGTTACGGTATGACACTCAAAGATATTCAAGACGTGGTACAGATGGCGATTGGTGGAATGCAGGTAGGTCAGTCAATTCAAGGACAAGAGCGCTATCCAATCAACATCCGTTATCCGCGCGAGTTACGTGACAGCCTTGAGAAACTTCAAGAGTTACCCGTACTGACAAAGACTGGAAAATATTTACCCTTAGGAAATCTGGCCAGCATCACCGTTAGCGACGGTGCGCCAATGCTTGCCAGTGAGAATGGCCGATTGATCAGTTGGGTGTTTGTTGACTTAGAAAACACCTCAATTGGCGAGTACATTGCAACGGCAAGGGCGGCGCTCGATAAAGAGATCCAGTTACCAGCACGTTATAGCTATAGCTTTGCCGGTCAATATGAGTATATGCAACGGGTTGAGGCTAAAATGAAACTCGTAGTTCCGCTGATGCTAGCCGTTATTTTCATGCTATTAATGATGACTTTCAGCTCATTCATTCAAGCTTCGGTCATCATGCTTAGCTTGCCATTCTCGCTTGTGGGTAGCGCCTGGTTGCTGTACTTCTTAGACTTCAATTTTTCGGTTGCCGTCTCGGTCGGTATGATCGCACTCGCGGGTGTGGCAGCAGAGTTTGGCGTGGTGATGCAGGTTTATCTGAACAACAGCATCAAAGATCGTAAACAAGCTGGCAATTACAATAATCGTAACGACTTAAGCGAAGCATTAATCCATGGCGCCGTGATGCGTATTCGCCCTAAAGCGATGACAGTTGCTACGATTTTCTTTGGCTTGTTACCGATTATGTGGGGCAGCGGTACGGGTAATGAAGTGATGCAGAAAATTGCAGCGCCGATGGTCGGCGGTATGGTCACCGCGCCAATATTGTCGTTGTTTGTGATACCCGCAATCTACTTACTGATCTATGGTAGGAAACTAAACAAAGGAAACAACGAAAATTAG